From Pseudothermotoga thermarum DSM 5069, a single genomic window includes:
- a CDS encoding PEGA domain-containing protein yields MKKSLIVFLVISLVAVSFAEINLRNIIIVPKPSDLEVKVWLNKPEGSVYQIDEKIEIFFRVNKSCYVSIYSIGADGKITLLFPNRFDQNNYVMPNVNYKIPTSDKYFLKVAPPEGKAFVQIIASTSFIPILQQLKDLGTRQLFPILSEEGERYIQQQIIPYLTGNWVSDVTYYYVGRTPRTGTVRLESVPTGAYVYVDGRYVGRTPQTVTLDEGSHFATFYHDGRTITETFTVVAGRTITVTAVFQRTTIDVRSTPTEAQVFLDGVFIGLTPLQTEVTPGQHTLLITKEGYTPFQQTFTIVAGETRIFNVTLTRATATLRIFTNPTGAQIYIDGRYVGTAPSNGLSVTVDAGTRTITARLPDYEDAMTTVTINPGETRTVTLTLRPIPRTGVLNIFTTPVGASIFIDGRYVGTTTDRGLSVTVDAGVREVKATYPDYEDKVISVEVRAGETKRIDLVLEPIIRTSSVSINSTPSAALVYVNGYLRGITPLRIDLEYGTYEIVLIKGGYYAEVFTLVVDRPSITISRTLRPIP; encoded by the coding sequence ATGAAAAAGTCCTTGATTGTTTTCCTGGTAATTTCACTTGTGGCTGTCAGTTTCGCGGAGATAAACCTGAGAAATATCATAATCGTTCCCAAACCGTCGGATCTTGAGGTTAAAGTCTGGCTGAATAAGCCCGAAGGTTCTGTATATCAAATCGACGAAAAAATCGAAATATTTTTCAGGGTGAACAAGAGTTGTTATGTTTCAATTTATAGCATCGGTGCCGATGGAAAAATCACGTTACTTTTCCCAAATAGGTTTGATCAAAATAACTATGTAATGCCAAATGTGAACTACAAGATTCCAACATCGGACAAGTACTTTTTGAAGGTTGCCCCTCCAGAGGGTAAAGCGTTCGTCCAAATAATAGCCAGTACAAGTTTCATACCAATACTTCAACAACTAAAAGATCTTGGTACACGTCAGCTTTTTCCAATCTTGAGCGAAGAAGGAGAAAGGTATATTCAGCAACAAATAATCCCATATCTGACTGGTAACTGGGTTAGCGACGTAACTTACTACTACGTCGGCAGAACTCCAAGAACTGGCACTGTGAGGCTTGAATCCGTACCAACCGGTGCATATGTTTATGTCGATGGAAGATACGTTGGCAGAACTCCACAAACAGTGACGCTGGATGAAGGCTCACATTTTGCCACTTTCTACCACGACGGTCGGACGATTACAGAGACGTTCACAGTTGTAGCGGGTAGGACTATAACTGTCACCGCAGTATTCCAAAGAACAACGATAGACGTCAGATCAACCCCAACTGAAGCTCAAGTCTTTCTCGATGGCGTTTTCATCGGTCTAACACCGCTTCAAACGGAAGTAACACCTGGTCAGCATACTTTGCTCATCACAAAGGAAGGCTATACACCTTTCCAGCAAACCTTTACGATTGTGGCAGGTGAAACAAGAATTTTCAACGTAACATTGACACGGGCAACGGCTACCTTGAGAATCTTCACCAACCCAACGGGAGCACAGATTTACATCGATGGAAGATACGTTGGAACAGCTCCTTCAAATGGTTTGTCGGTAACGGTTGATGCAGGGACAAGAACTATAACCGCAAGACTTCCAGACTACGAAGATGCCATGACAACAGTTACAATCAATCCTGGCGAAACAAGAACTGTCACTTTGACTTTAAGACCAATTCCAAGAACAGGTGTTTTGAACATTTTCACCACTCCGGTTGGTGCCTCAATCTTCATAGATGGTAGGTACGTTGGTACCACCACGGACCGTGGTTTGTCTGTCACAGTCGACGCAGGTGTTCGAGAAGTGAAGGCAACTTATCCAGATTACGAGGATAAAGTTATCAGTGTAGAGGTAAGAGCTGGAGAGACAAAGAGAATAGATTTGGTACTTGAACCTATAATAAGAACTTCAAGCGTTAGCATAAATTCAACCCCATCAGCTGCTTTGGTTTACGTGAACGGTTATTTGAGAGGTATAACACCTTTGAGAATTGATCTTGAATATGGAACATATGAAATAGTTTTGATCAAGGGAGGATACTACGCCGAAGTTTTCACCTTGGTTGTGGATAGACCGTCGATAACTATCTCAAGAACTTTAAGACCTATTCCATAG